In a single window of the Procambarus clarkii isolate CNS0578487 chromosome 51, FALCON_Pclarkii_2.0, whole genome shotgun sequence genome:
- the LOC138351956 gene encoding salivary glue protein Sgs-4-like yields the protein MARAVKFLFWPPDAFSPAQKRIDPLHPPTDRSAPPTDRSTPPTDRSAPRPDRSTPPTDRSAPPTDRSAPPRRRTVPPRPADGPFHPADGPFRPAPPTDRSTPPTDRSAPPTDRSAPPRRRTVPPRPAPPTDRSAPPTPLLSRPFPRTAPLRRPLPAN from the coding sequence ATGGCGAGAGCGGTCAAGTTTTTGTTCTGGCCGCCTGACGCTTTCTCACCGGCCCAAAAACGAATTGACCCTCTCCACCCGCCGACGGACCGTTCCGCCCCGCCGACGGACCGTTCCACCCCGCCGACGGACCGTTCCGCCCCGCGACCGGACCGTTCCACCCCGCCGACGGACCGTTCCGCCCCGCCGACGGACCGTTCCGCCCCGCCCCGCCGACGGACCGTTCCGCCCCGCCCCGCCGACGGACCGTTCCACCCCGCCGACGGACCGTTCCGCCCCGCCCCGCCGACGGACCGTTCCACCCCGCCGACGGACCGTTCCGCCCCGCCGACGGACCGTTCCGCCCCGCCCCGCCGACGGACCgttccgccccgccccgccccgccgacGGACCGTTCCGCCCCGCCGACCCCTCTGCTCAGCCGACCGTTCCCCCGCACCGCTCCGCTCCGCCGACCGCTCCCCGCTAACTGA